The following are from one region of the Methanomassiliicoccales archaeon LGM-DZ1 genome:
- a CDS encoding DUF2075 domain-containing protein, producing the protein MTKSLPFEVGESERRSFRNSLPAIHTALQNCNIPGDVEVALEYRIPLTNRRVDFIIAGSDDEGKDHLVICELKQWESVIHTDMPDIVRVGKEDKVHPSWQAYSYASTISNFNEYVESSGLEVDTCTFLHNYERQYAEELLDPVYTEGIELAKPFISDQYDELAEFISRYITKPSKNKILFEIDNGRIRPSKMLADCIGSLLNNVYEYNLIDEQRIVYSNLYREIRQSFKYGGRKQVFIVRGGAGTGKSVIAIQLMANLIGEKRNGKTTFYVAKSSYVKEAYFNKLTRGVPQYSFLRTLFKGSSSFIDSPLNEIDVLLVDEAHRLTEKSKMSWFYKGENQIREIIHAARVSVFFIDETQSIDIKDFGTVDHIREAAEAENAEFHCEDKYVLRSQFRCNGSDEYVAWLDAVLYNETYEPSGEKVDYDIRIIDDVNEMKELIKEKNSSSKTPSRMLSGDVFEWKSRTDKNAVDITIGDFQAQWNKTKSFATDPKSIDEVGCIHTSQGMEFEYAGVIIGDDLLYRDGKILTDYTKHPKGAGEFKRPHRNKPLPEDAGTIDKLIRNTYKVLLTRGQKGCYIYVMDAELREYLKDAVNMLLGRRIDG; encoded by the coding sequence GTGACGAAAAGCCTGCCCTTCGAAGTAGGTGAATCTGAGAGAAGGTCATTCCGCAATTCTCTTCCGGCGATCCATACCGCTCTCCAGAACTGCAATATCCCCGGAGATGTGGAGGTTGCTCTGGAATACAGGATCCCCCTTACCAACAGAAGGGTAGATTTCATCATCGCTGGCTCCGACGATGAAGGGAAAGACCATCTGGTGATCTGCGAGCTCAAACAGTGGGAATCCGTGATCCATACGGATATGCCGGATATCGTGCGGGTCGGCAAAGAAGATAAGGTCCACCCGTCCTGGCAGGCCTACAGTTACGCTTCCACGATCTCCAATTTCAATGAGTACGTGGAAAGTTCCGGACTGGAAGTGGACACCTGCACATTCCTGCACAATTATGAACGCCAGTATGCCGAGGAACTTCTGGATCCCGTTTACACCGAAGGGATAGAACTGGCAAAGCCCTTCATCTCCGACCAGTACGATGAACTTGCCGAATTCATTTCCAGATACATCACGAAACCTTCCAAGAACAAGATCCTGTTTGAGATCGATAACGGGCGCATCCGCCCCTCCAAGATGCTGGCCGACTGCATAGGCAGCCTCCTCAACAATGTCTATGAGTACAACCTGATCGACGAGCAGCGGATCGTGTACTCCAACCTCTACAGGGAGATCCGGCAGTCGTTCAAGTACGGGGGGCGCAAGCAGGTCTTCATCGTCCGCGGAGGAGCGGGCACCGGGAAGAGCGTCATCGCCATTCAGCTGATGGCCAATCTCATCGGGGAAAAGAGGAACGGGAAGACAACCTTCTACGTAGCCAAGAGCAGCTACGTCAAAGAAGCTTATTTCAACAAACTCACCAGGGGCGTTCCCCAATATAGTTTCCTCAGGACCCTTTTCAAGGGGTCCAGCAGCTTCATCGATTCTCCGCTCAACGAGATCGACGTGCTTCTTGTGGATGAGGCGCACAGGCTTACCGAGAAAAGCAAGATGTCATGGTTCTACAAAGGCGAGAACCAGATCAGGGAGATCATCCATGCTGCCAGGGTCTCGGTGTTCTTCATAGATGAGACCCAGAGCATCGACATCAAGGACTTCGGTACCGTCGATCACATCAGGGAAGCGGCGGAAGCCGAGAATGCGGAGTTCCATTGCGAGGACAAATACGTCCTCAGATCCCAGTTCAGATGCAACGGGAGCGACGAGTACGTCGCATGGTTGGATGCCGTCCTCTACAATGAAACGTACGAACCATCCGGGGAGAAGGTCGATTACGACATCAGGATAATCGATGACGTGAATGAGATGAAAGAGCTCATCAAAGAGAAGAACAGCAGTTCGAAGACGCCGTCCAGGATGCTCAGCGGAGATGTTTTCGAATGGAAGTCCCGGACAGATAAGAACGCCGTCGATATAACGATCGGGGATTTCCAGGCTCAATGGAACAAGACCAAGTCTTTCGCGACCGACCCCAAATCGATCGACGAGGTTGGCTGCATCCATACCTCCCAGGGCATGGAATTCGAATATGCGGGAGTGATCATCGGCGATGACCTCTTGTATCGCGATGGGAAAATCCTGACCGATTACACCAAGCATCCGAAAGGCGCAGGGGAGTTCAAAAGGCCCCACAGGAACAAACCCCTGCCGGAAGATGCAGGGACGATCGATAAGCTGATCCGCAACACCTACAAGGTGCTTCTGACCCGCGGGCAGAAAGGCTGCTACATCTATGTCATGGATGCCGAACTGAGGGAATATCTGAAAGATGCCGTCAATATGCTTCTCGGCAGAAGGATAGATGGCTGA
- a CDS encoding DUF2075 domain-containing protein, with amino-acid sequence MGDSMIIYNDSVSNFLRDCPPNSQPNKKFGQEILDCCLNRGLAGEIGIERSWENSLPVIADAVQRSGLDPECGIAIEYRIKGRRNQIDFIIYGLDADEKESAVIVELKQWSEATESKLPDHVVTNPGGSSEDQDCWHPSYQAQNYANLLQYFNFYIQDKGVKISACSYLHNMPERRSVFLQNEDIFPLVKSSPAFLSEDVEKLIAFLKAHVRYKDPELLYRIENSRILPSPQLSNMLRDSLDGNGFFSYDDSQAKSVATIVSMAREAQKNSSCRTIIIKGGPRTGKSIVAMNALGELIHPKDGHPIINAAYVTANAAPRVMMYQELIGKEREYTRSALKNLFLYPTSLAKGRALEYDCVLFDEAHRLFDFKGGIGIGKDAHVLERCIRSTRVAVFFIDEDQAVTKDDFATVERIRAISKDNDYLIVEGKDLELTNQFRVLGGWDYMEFIRGFLGYSRPIRYRRDFQYDFRVFDSASEMRSLIREKDEEERERIAAEKHLLPGAAPVSGKCRLVAGYTYEWASKGKDRSEDVWDIVLDGGKFKAKWNLRNASTGSDYSWLNDESSVDEVGCIHTCQGLDMNYCGVIIGKDMRYENGHIVYDRTKNARSDRNSGIHMKSVDDATAVRLIRNTYNLTYASI; translated from the coding sequence TTGGGCGATTCGATGATCATCTACAACGACAGCGTCTCCAATTTCCTGAGGGATTGCCCTCCCAACAGCCAGCCCAACAAGAAATTCGGCCAGGAAATCCTTGACTGCTGCCTTAATCGCGGCCTTGCCGGCGAAATCGGCATCGAACGGAGCTGGGAGAATTCCCTTCCGGTGATCGCAGACGCTGTCCAGCGCTCCGGACTCGACCCTGAATGCGGCATAGCCATAGAATACAGGATCAAAGGCCGCCGCAATCAGATAGACTTCATCATCTACGGCCTCGATGCTGATGAAAAGGAATCAGCCGTCATCGTCGAACTCAAACAGTGGAGCGAGGCAACCGAGAGCAAGCTGCCTGACCACGTAGTGACCAATCCCGGAGGCAGCAGCGAAGACCAGGACTGCTGGCACCCTTCCTATCAGGCGCAGAATTATGCGAACCTTCTGCAATATTTCAACTTCTACATCCAGGACAAGGGGGTAAAGATCTCCGCCTGTTCCTATTTGCACAACATGCCGGAGAGGCGTTCGGTCTTCCTTCAGAATGAGGACATCTTCCCGCTGGTGAAAAGCAGCCCCGCATTCCTGAGCGAAGATGTCGAGAAGCTCATCGCTTTCCTGAAAGCCCATGTCAGATACAAGGATCCGGAACTACTGTACCGGATAGAGAACAGCCGCATCCTTCCGAGCCCCCAGTTATCGAATATGCTGAGGGATTCTCTGGACGGGAACGGGTTCTTCAGCTATGATGATTCGCAGGCAAAATCGGTGGCGACCATAGTCAGCATGGCCCGTGAGGCTCAGAAGAACAGTTCCTGCCGGACGATCATCATCAAAGGCGGGCCGAGAACGGGGAAGTCGATAGTCGCGATGAATGCACTGGGAGAGCTCATCCACCCGAAGGATGGCCATCCGATCATCAATGCGGCCTATGTGACGGCCAATGCGGCGCCCAGGGTCATGATGTACCAGGAATTGATCGGGAAGGAACGCGAGTACACCCGTTCTGCTCTGAAGAACCTATTCCTGTATCCGACCTCGCTCGCCAAAGGAAGGGCGCTGGAATATGACTGCGTCCTCTTCGACGAGGCCCACCGCTTATTCGACTTCAAAGGCGGTATCGGCATCGGAAAAGATGCGCACGTGCTCGAGAGATGCATCAGAAGCACGCGCGTCGCCGTGTTCTTCATAGATGAGGACCAAGCCGTCACCAAAGACGATTTCGCAACGGTCGAACGCATCAGGGCGATCTCCAAAGACAATGATTATCTGATCGTTGAGGGGAAGGATCTGGAACTCACGAACCAGTTCCGCGTGCTCGGAGGTTGGGATTATATGGAGTTCATCCGCGGGTTCCTGGGATACTCGCGGCCAATTCGCTACAGAAGAGACTTCCAGTACGATTTCCGCGTGTTCGACAGCGCCTCGGAGATGCGCAGCCTCATCAGGGAGAAGGATGAGGAGGAAAGGGAGAGGATCGCCGCCGAAAAGCATCTCCTGCCGGGGGCGGCGCCCGTATCGGGGAAATGCCGCCTCGTTGCGGGCTACACCTACGAGTGGGCGTCCAAGGGGAAGGATCGCAGCGAGGATGTCTGGGACATCGTCCTCGACGGCGGGAAGTTCAAAGCGAAATGGAACCTTCGCAATGCGTCGACAGGCAGCGATTATTCGTGGCTCAACGACGAATCTTCCGTCGACGAGGTCGGATGCATCCACACCTGCCAAGGGCTGGACATGAACTACTGCGGGGTCATCATCGGAAAGGATATGCGCTATGAGAACGGCCATATTGTTTACGACCGTACGAAGAACGCCAGATCGGACCGCAACAGCGGGATCCACATGAAGTCGGTCGATGACGCAACAGCCGTGAGGCTCATCCGCAACACGTACAACCTCACTTATGCATCGATTTGA
- a CDS encoding cobyric acid synthase — MAAKSVLFIGTSSDCGKTTSDALFCRWLVRKSVKVAPFKASNLSLNSCVTEDGKEIGMGQAFQAWACGIEPSADMNPLLLKPAGNGRMQIMLKGEPYRDVSWSDDLHKELMPKACESYDRLMSEYEAVVCEGSGSPAEINLMSRDIANTGMMRARRIPSVLVGDIDRGGVFAAIYGTWLLMPEELKPLMKGFLINRFRGDGSLLGPGIDKIEELTGMKFLGTVPYAPLRFPEEDSLSKAKGTIGRGDVHQEFLRNLDSLLDEAIEAGVDFEGIWHSI; from the coding sequence ATGGCGGCGAAGTCGGTCCTTTTCATCGGCACCTCTTCCGACTGCGGGAAGACCACCTCCGACGCCCTGTTCTGCCGGTGGCTGGTCCGGAAAAGCGTGAAGGTTGCGCCGTTCAAAGCGTCCAACCTCTCGCTGAACAGCTGCGTCACCGAGGACGGGAAGGAGATCGGCATGGGGCAGGCATTCCAGGCATGGGCGTGCGGGATCGAGCCCTCGGCCGACATGAACCCGTTGCTCCTGAAGCCGGCCGGGAACGGCAGGATGCAGATCATGCTCAAGGGAGAGCCCTACAGGGACGTTAGCTGGAGCGACGACCTTCACAAAGAGCTCATGCCGAAAGCATGCGAGTCCTACGACAGGCTGATGTCCGAGTACGAAGCGGTGGTGTGCGAGGGCTCCGGTTCCCCGGCGGAGATCAACCTCATGAGCAGGGACATCGCCAATACGGGGATGATGAGGGCGCGGAGGATCCCGTCGGTGCTTGTAGGCGACATCGACAGGGGAGGCGTGTTCGCCGCCATCTACGGAACATGGCTGCTGATGCCCGAGGAACTGAAGCCCCTGATGAAAGGGTTCCTCATCAACCGCTTCCGCGGGGACGGGTCCCTGCTGGGCCCCGGGATCGATAAGATCGAGGAACTCACGGGTATGAAGTTCCTGGGCACGGTGCCGTATGCGCCGCTGAGGTTCCCCGAGGAGGACAGCCTGTCGAAGGCCAAGGGGACCATCGGCAGGGGCGACGTCCATCAGGAGTTCCTGCGGAACCTCGATTCCCTGCTCGATGAGGCGATCGAGGCAGGAGTGGACTTCGAAGGGATCTGGCATTCGATTTAA
- a CDS encoding cobyric acid synthase, which yields MDCIKAQIAKELAAGNIGSNRECPYHPCHFTGQNCSFCYCPFYPCEDPDLGYSVKDRRGRDVWSCEDCLFIHRNVVAAFTMQKAKELGLEAGDPRFRTEILPEAKKRFFRMGRAIMVVGATSDAGKSVTVAAICRILHRRGYIVAPFKSQNMSLNSKVTPKGAEIAMIQVLQAQAAGLKNANEHMNPILMKPKGNSISQVIVEGKPVGDFTASEYYSKFIPGEGKEAVRRNVEFLKKRCDYVVMEGAGSPAEINIYDREIANMKAAEIADADCLLVVNVKWGGSFAYALGTVKLIPEEDRKRIKGIILNNIEGKTDSFRKGAEQLEELCGIPVIGIIPHLDVALPSEDSEAFRSGGSRGHGSAVIAVIKFPRIANFTDIDPLCAEDATVIFAETPAEVLSADAVILPGTKNTVDDLQWMKDTGICDALKQVKGKIPILGICGGYQMMGRMLHDPNGIEGKKTGDWEGLGFFGNESYWKDYAKVVRRDRAEIIDGGGDVEGYEIHMGLTDVKEQPLFRITSRGREGETEGSVKKDEMLFGTYLHGVLDRPAFRRMFMSLIRHDGKKPADEPAVEYDDIIEQSIEKLADGFEANMDMDRFLEFAGAKRRWRRSRSFSSAPLPTAGRPPPTPCSAGGWSGKA from the coding sequence ATGGATTGCATCAAGGCTCAGATCGCGAAGGAGCTGGCGGCCGGGAACATCGGCTCCAACAGGGAGTGCCCTTATCACCCGTGCCATTTCACCGGACAGAACTGCTCCTTCTGCTACTGCCCCTTCTATCCATGCGAGGACCCCGACCTCGGCTATTCCGTGAAGGACCGCCGCGGGCGCGACGTATGGTCCTGTGAGGACTGCCTCTTCATCCACCGGAACGTCGTCGCCGCCTTCACGATGCAGAAGGCCAAGGAGCTCGGCCTGGAGGCCGGGGACCCCCGCTTCCGCACCGAGATCCTCCCGGAGGCCAAGAAGAGGTTCTTCCGGATGGGCAGGGCGATCATGGTGGTGGGCGCGACATCCGATGCCGGCAAGTCGGTGACCGTGGCCGCCATCTGCCGGATCCTGCACCGGAGAGGGTACATCGTCGCCCCGTTCAAGTCGCAGAACATGAGCCTGAACTCCAAGGTCACTCCCAAGGGCGCGGAGATCGCCATGATCCAGGTCCTGCAGGCGCAGGCGGCCGGCCTGAAGAACGCCAACGAGCACATGAACCCGATATTGATGAAGCCCAAGGGGAACTCGATCTCCCAGGTGATCGTCGAAGGGAAGCCCGTCGGCGACTTCACCGCGTCGGAGTATTATTCGAAGTTCATCCCCGGCGAGGGGAAAGAGGCCGTCAGGAGGAACGTCGAGTTCCTGAAGAAGCGCTGCGACTACGTGGTCATGGAAGGCGCCGGCTCCCCCGCAGAGATCAACATCTACGACCGCGAGATCGCCAACATGAAGGCGGCGGAGATCGCCGATGCCGACTGCCTCCTGGTGGTCAACGTGAAGTGGGGCGGGTCCTTCGCATACGCGCTCGGCACGGTGAAGCTGATCCCCGAGGAGGACAGGAAGAGGATCAAAGGGATCATCCTGAACAACATCGAGGGGAAGACCGACAGCTTCCGCAAGGGCGCGGAGCAACTGGAGGAGCTGTGCGGGATACCCGTCATCGGCATAATCCCGCACCTGGACGTCGCCCTGCCCTCCGAGGATTCCGAGGCGTTCCGTTCCGGCGGGTCCCGCGGGCACGGGAGCGCCGTGATCGCGGTCATCAAGTTCCCCAGGATCGCCAACTTCACCGATATCGATCCCCTGTGCGCCGAGGATGCGACCGTCATCTTCGCGGAAACCCCCGCAGAAGTGCTCTCAGCGGATGCGGTCATCCTCCCGGGAACGAAGAACACCGTGGACGACCTGCAGTGGATGAAGGACACCGGGATCTGCGATGCCCTGAAGCAGGTCAAAGGGAAAATCCCCATCCTGGGCATCTGCGGCGGCTACCAGATGATGGGCAGGATGCTGCACGACCCCAACGGCATCGAGGGGAAGAAGACCGGCGATTGGGAGGGCCTCGGGTTCTTCGGCAACGAATCCTATTGGAAGGATTACGCCAAGGTCGTGCGCAGGGACCGCGCCGAGATCATCGATGGCGGAGGGGACGTGGAAGGATACGAGATCCACATGGGCCTTACCGACGTGAAGGAGCAGCCGCTGTTCAGGATTACCTCGCGCGGCCGCGAAGGCGAGACAGAAGGCTCGGTCAAGAAGGACGAGATGCTGTTCGGGACGTACCTGCACGGCGTCCTCGACCGCCCGGCCTTCCGGAGGATGTTCATGTCGCTCATCAGGCATGACGGGAAGAAGCCTGCCGACGAGCCCGCCGTGGAATATGACGATATCATCGAGCAGAGCATCGAGAAGCTGGCCGACGGTTTCGAAGCGAACATGGACATGGACAGGTTCCTGGAGTTCGCGGGGGCGAAGAGGCGATGGCGGCGAAGTCGGTCCTTTTCATCGGCACCTCTTCCGACTGCGGGAAGACCACCTCCGACGCCCTGTTCTGCCGGTGGCTGGTCCGGAAAAGCGTGA
- a CDS encoding DNA repair exonuclease yields MGCDFTFVHCADLHLGSRFDALTSASPELGGRLYEAVFSSFRRIVDLAAGRADFMVIAGDVYDDVCETLRTRLFFASEMERLGKPCFVVRGNHDFASTWDSSIAYPPNVHVLGPNGSRFRMSIRGHDVEVVGASYSEQHESRNLATAVRGTPEMFTIGIVHCSVDGFAEDYSYAPCSSADLAGRNVDYWALGHIHKRQVVRASSPMAVYPGNIQGRNPRETGEKGCYLVSVSAGTPSAEFVPTQEVLWKDVTADITGKTDLRQLLDSAVPQCPRGGIACLHLTGRGPLFRAVRSDPEGIAKMLSERAGCGTDLREVSVMPDVDLSSGSGGTMLSEAVRAKNDLSSLLDDDLMGILCGSGPAADAAGRMAYFRDKGELRSMLDEALAELAGRLEGA; encoded by the coding sequence ATGGGATGCGACTTCACTTTCGTGCACTGCGCCGACCTGCACCTGGGGAGCAGGTTCGATGCGCTCACCTCGGCCTCGCCGGAGCTCGGCGGAAGGCTGTACGAGGCGGTGTTCTCCTCGTTCCGGAGGATCGTCGACCTCGCCGCCGGCAGGGCGGACTTCATGGTCATCGCCGGCGACGTCTACGACGACGTCTGCGAGACCCTCCGCACGAGGCTGTTCTTCGCCTCCGAGATGGAGAGGCTCGGGAAGCCCTGCTTCGTCGTCCGCGGGAACCATGATTTCGCCTCGACATGGGATTCGAGCATCGCCTATCCTCCGAACGTGCACGTCCTCGGCCCGAACGGGAGCAGGTTCAGGATGAGCATCCGCGGGCACGATGTCGAGGTCGTCGGCGCCAGCTACTCGGAGCAGCACGAGTCCCGCAACCTCGCCACGGCCGTCCGCGGGACGCCCGAGATGTTCACCATCGGCATCGTTCATTGCTCAGTGGACGGTTTCGCCGAGGATTATTCGTACGCTCCGTGCTCGTCCGCGGACCTCGCGGGCAGGAACGTCGACTACTGGGCCCTGGGGCACATCCATAAGCGCCAGGTCGTCAGGGCCTCCTCCCCCATGGCCGTCTACCCGGGGAACATACAGGGAAGGAACCCGAGGGAGACGGGGGAGAAAGGATGCTACCTCGTTTCCGTCAGCGCCGGGACGCCGTCGGCCGAGTTCGTCCCGACGCAGGAGGTGCTCTGGAAAGATGTCACTGCCGACATCACCGGGAAGACCGACCTCAGGCAGCTCCTGGACTCCGCCGTCCCGCAGTGCCCCCGCGGCGGGATCGCCTGCCTGCACCTCACCGGGCGCGGGCCTCTGTTCAGGGCGGTGCGCTCCGATCCGGAGGGGATCGCGAAGATGCTCTCGGAGCGTGCCGGCTGCGGGACCGACCTCAGGGAGGTCTCCGTCATGCCGGACGTCGACCTCAGCAGCGGATCGGGAGGCACCATGCTCTCCGAGGCGGTCCGCGCGAAGAACGACCTCTCCTCCCTCTTGGACGACGACCTGATGGGCATCCTCTGCGGCTCGGGCCCGGCGGCCGACGCCGCAGGGAGGATGGCGTACTTCCGGGACAAGGGGGAGCTGAGGAGCATGCTCGACGAGGCCCTGGCCGAGCTCGCCGGCCGTCTGGAGGGAGCCTGA
- a CDS encoding AAA family ATPase gives MRIDRVLIRSYGSLKDEDISFGPLTVVTGPNEAGKSTLRSFITDCLFDKNPMKYPEKKASDSGKLLVTLSDGTGRTAERDGKKTAGTFDSVFGISGKDYVSVYSVDSESLRDDRPLLDGGIRDRFLTVPGGRALPEVRSALEEERTEYIPDLRRSRNSKIAVLEADLAEKAARAEALKNAADGDGAYNGLIARRKELEKEISEAETAADAEKKASEAAAVEKSKADSRAKLAELRKRESELAYAERCRGKDDSVLRSDLERARAASEEAGRKLDSCRRSMGAVDPDAVLARARDIENLAAYRPPEPAPAARSAGKKTGTALMALGAVLMAAGALLAAVTGEIYPAGAAAVGAVLLLIGLRKRPLRPAYSSASGPRPGADPLLDSVASGIGMVRTSDRRADIARLRSLLSDAEAFSAARTAAAGCSKGLKEAEMSAELFYSGFGGEEGYAKARKDLAELDSVRQQASALEAAVGPEAAPAEVSAPASGSAAEDLVRLSRERGQVEQAIRDIEGAVRTEDAITARSEAENRLYEAVRRWGVLRFEQEILDRASERMFSEHRPAVLSEADRLMSLMTGGRYRLHGDIGNGKITIEDTRTGAVKDSTMWSSGLRDQVLLSLKAAVALGMCSERPPLLLDDVMATFDPDRRRGACRALASLADRMQVIYFTCDPSAAADLAAAGASKVVLGGPGKAPAGPSD, from the coding sequence ATGAGGATCGACCGCGTGCTCATCCGCTCCTACGGGTCGCTGAAGGACGAGGACATATCGTTCGGCCCGCTGACGGTCGTGACCGGGCCCAACGAGGCCGGGAAGTCCACCCTCCGCTCGTTCATCACCGACTGCCTGTTCGATAAGAACCCAATGAAGTATCCGGAGAAGAAGGCCTCCGATTCCGGGAAACTGCTGGTCACACTGTCGGACGGCACCGGAAGGACGGCGGAGCGCGACGGGAAGAAGACCGCGGGGACGTTCGACAGCGTCTTCGGGATCTCCGGGAAGGATTACGTCTCGGTCTACTCGGTGGACAGCGAGAGCCTGAGGGACGACCGCCCCCTGCTGGACGGCGGGATCAGGGACAGGTTCCTGACCGTCCCCGGCGGCAGGGCCCTCCCCGAGGTGCGCTCCGCCCTGGAGGAGGAGAGGACGGAGTACATCCCGGACCTCCGGCGGAGCAGGAACTCCAAGATCGCGGTCCTGGAGGCCGATCTCGCCGAGAAGGCCGCCCGCGCCGAGGCCCTGAAGAACGCGGCGGACGGCGACGGGGCGTACAACGGCCTCATAGCCCGCAGGAAGGAGCTCGAGAAGGAGATTTCAGAGGCCGAGACCGCCGCCGATGCAGAGAAGAAAGCGTCGGAGGCCGCCGCCGTGGAGAAGTCCAAGGCCGATTCCCGCGCGAAGCTCGCCGAGCTCAGGAAGAGGGAGTCTGAGCTCGCATATGCGGAGAGGTGCCGCGGGAAGGACGACAGCGTGCTCAGGAGCGACCTGGAAAGGGCCCGCGCGGCCTCGGAGGAGGCCGGCAGGAAGCTTGATTCCTGCCGGAGGAGCATGGGAGCCGTCGATCCGGACGCTGTCCTCGCCAGGGCCAGGGACATAGAGAACCTGGCGGCGTACCGCCCTCCCGAGCCCGCTCCCGCCGCCCGCAGTGCCGGGAAGAAGACGGGGACGGCGCTCATGGCCCTCGGCGCCGTCCTGATGGCCGCCGGGGCCCTGCTGGCGGCCGTTACGGGGGAGATCTATCCGGCGGGCGCCGCCGCCGTCGGTGCGGTCCTCCTCCTCATCGGCCTCAGGAAAAGGCCCTTGCGCCCCGCGTACAGTTCCGCATCGGGTCCCCGCCCCGGGGCCGATCCCCTCCTCGACTCGGTCGCGTCCGGCATCGGCATGGTCAGGACGTCCGACCGCCGGGCGGACATCGCCCGCCTGAGGTCCCTGCTCTCGGACGCCGAGGCGTTCTCGGCCGCCCGCACCGCCGCCGCGGGATGCTCCAAAGGCCTGAAGGAGGCGGAGATGTCCGCCGAGCTGTTCTACTCCGGGTTCGGCGGGGAGGAAGGCTATGCGAAGGCCCGGAAGGACCTGGCGGAGCTGGATTCTGTGAGGCAGCAGGCATCCGCCCTCGAGGCGGCCGTCGGGCCGGAGGCCGCTCCCGCAGAGGTATCCGCCCCTGCCTCGGGCTCCGCCGCGGAGGACCTGGTCAGGCTCAGCCGGGAGCGCGGGCAGGTCGAGCAGGCAATCAGGGACATCGAGGGCGCCGTCCGCACCGAGGACGCCATCACCGCCCGCTCCGAGGCCGAGAACAGGCTCTACGAGGCGGTCCGCCGCTGGGGCGTCCTGAGGTTCGAGCAGGAGATCCTCGACCGCGCCTCCGAGAGGATGTTCTCGGAGCACCGTCCCGCGGTGCTCTCCGAGGCAGACAGGCTCATGTCGCTGATGACCGGCGGCCGCTACCGCCTGCACGGGGACATCGGGAACGGGAAGATAACGATAGAGGACACCCGGACCGGGGCCGTGAAGGATTCGACGATGTGGAGCTCCGGCCTCAGGGACCAAGTCCTCCTCTCGCTGAAGGCCGCCGTCGCCCTCGGGATGTGCTCCGAGCGCCCCCCGCTCCTGCTCGACGACGTGATGGCCACCTTCGATCCCGACAGGCGCCGCGGGGCCTGCAGGGCCCTCGCCTCCCTGGCGGACCGCATGCAGGTGATCTACTTCACCTGCGACCCTTCGGCGGCCGCCGACCTGGCCGCCGCTGGGGCCTCCAAGGTCGTCCTCGGGGGCCCCGGGAAGGCCCCTGCAGGGCCCTCCGATTAA